In the Pseudodesulfovibrio sp. JC047 genome, one interval contains:
- a CDS encoding sensor histidine kinase, translating into MKIKAQLSILFAIVILALTAFAVTFVTTSSSIGEAIADSHQAYDLTRDASTLYRISAELTKDNHIRIKRQWDIVMEKIHHDLDMQPKRVASYVSSMKTELKKVNDAFQTTIRTYRTGGTDISEKEYNTVQYYNRTQLALILNALVTKANIMAQSTYLYIEHIRTQRMVYLFAIGIVSIFFIVIWLTVFWKAIMIPLRKIYLATKIVSTGDIKKRIETTEAHDELNMLLISFNAMLDRLQQLTVSRKRLLNATEKEQARIGRELHDGITQTLIGVRLKLELLSKDMTNKAEVLPNVIQHLSQAHEEIQSIVKDLHPAILDERGLKDALRWFFNHSLHPKSTVSLKCTNETIPNTLYIPIFRIVQEASNNAQRHGNATSIDVAIQCLDDGVHISISDDGQGFILEKARLGNGIINIRERVEAEGGTVSIESDIGKGCTINARFPFPTA; encoded by the coding sequence ATGAAAATCAAAGCACAACTTTCAATACTCTTTGCGATTGTCATTCTCGCGTTGACGGCGTTTGCCGTGACCTTTGTCACGACAAGCAGCTCGATTGGCGAAGCCATTGCAGATAGCCATCAGGCGTATGATTTAACACGCGACGCATCCACGCTGTATAGGATCTCTGCCGAATTGACGAAGGACAATCATATCCGCATCAAAAGGCAATGGGATATCGTGATGGAAAAGATTCATCATGATCTCGACATGCAACCCAAAAGAGTTGCGTCCTATGTCTCGTCGATGAAAACAGAACTCAAAAAGGTTAATGATGCCTTTCAAACGACAATCCGCACATACCGCACAGGTGGCACCGACATTTCCGAAAAGGAATACAATACAGTTCAATATTACAACCGCACACAACTTGCGCTGATACTCAATGCACTCGTGACAAAGGCCAATATCATGGCCCAAAGCACGTACCTGTATATCGAACACATCCGGACACAAAGGATGGTGTATCTTTTTGCCATAGGAATAGTGAGTATCTTTTTCATTGTGATATGGCTGACTGTTTTCTGGAAAGCCATCATGATCCCACTTCGTAAAATATACCTCGCGACCAAGATCGTTTCGACAGGTGACATCAAAAAACGCATTGAAACAACCGAGGCTCACGATGAACTCAATATGTTGTTGATCTCATTCAATGCGATGCTTGATCGGCTTCAACAATTGACAGTTTCCCGTAAACGGTTGCTCAATGCAACGGAAAAGGAACAGGCACGCATCGGACGAGAACTGCACGACGGGATCACTCAGACATTGATCGGGGTCCGGCTCAAACTGGAACTGTTGTCAAAGGACATGACGAATAAGGCGGAGGTGTTGCCTAACGTCATCCAGCATCTCAGCCAGGCTCACGAAGAGATCCAATCCATTGTCAAGGACCTGCATCCTGCGATTCTGGATGAACGAGGCTTGAAAGATGCCTTGCGATGGTTTTTTAACCATTCCCTGCATCCGAAAAGTACCGTTTCCCTGAAATGCACAAACGAAACGATTCCGAACACGCTCTACATTCCCATCTTCCGCATTGTTCAGGAAGCAAGTAATAACGCCCAACGGCATGGAAACGCGACGAGCATCGACGTTGCAATACAATGCCTTGACGACGGCGTTCACATCTCAATCTCGGATGATGGACAGGGTTTTATCCTTGAAAAGGCACGACTGGGAAACGGAATTATCAACATTCGTGAACGGGTCGAGGCCGAAGGCGGGACTGTTTCCATAGAAAGCGACATAGGCAAAGGGTGTACGATCAATGCCCGATTCCCCTTTCCAACAGCATAA
- a CDS encoding ABC transporter substrate-binding protein gives MSITVDIAIAKGFIQDTDTQMVVYKNGIDALNAFLDGTVDIGTTSPNTIIFSDQFDPKKHAIVGTISYTDNQLKLLTRNASGITQFSDIKGKKVAVIGAFDHFALYKQLSFNGIPQDAVTVVTMSKKQMPIAIAAGQVDAVFQHGKPIESSKKALGKGKWKVFQSQNMARKLLVLMMNRKMIKQHPNMVNKVFKGILKAQEFLKTHPEECIEIVSKSKNYPLPKAQEAIEEITYDLKLRQSLLLAMETMETWAIDKHFVERETSRNYFDYVDPKPLKKAAPDAVTFIH, from the coding sequence ATGTCCATCACGGTTGACATCGCCATTGCCAAGGGTTTCATTCAGGATACCGACACTCAAATGGTTGTCTACAAAAACGGCATTGACGCCTTGAACGCCTTCCTCGATGGGACCGTGGATATCGGAACAACCTCACCCAACACCATCATCTTTTCCGACCAATTCGACCCGAAAAAACATGCCATTGTCGGCACGATTTCTTACACGGACAATCAGTTGAAACTGCTCACGAGAAACGCTTCCGGTATCACTCAATTTTCCGATATCAAAGGGAAAAAGGTCGCGGTCATAGGGGCATTCGACCACTTTGCTCTTTACAAGCAACTGAGCTTCAATGGTATCCCGCAAGATGCGGTCACGGTTGTCACCATGAGCAAAAAACAGATGCCCATCGCCATTGCAGCCGGACAGGTTGACGCGGTCTTCCAACATGGCAAACCTATCGAAAGTTCGAAAAAAGCCCTTGGCAAAGGGAAATGGAAAGTTTTCCAAAGTCAAAACATGGCTCGGAAACTTCTCGTATTGATGATGAATCGAAAAATGATCAAACAGCATCCCAATATGGTCAACAAAGTTTTCAAAGGGATATTGAAAGCCCAGGAATTCTTGAAGACACACCCTGAAGAATGCATTGAAATCGTCTCGAAATCAAAGAACTATCCCCTGCCAAAAGCCCAGGAAGCCATCGAAGAAATCACCTATGACCTCAAGTTGCGTCAATCCCTGCTTCTGGCCATGGAAACCATGGAAACATGGGCCATTGACAAGCATTTCGTCGAGCGAGAAACTTCACGCAATTACTTCGATTATGTCGATCCAAAACCACTCAAAAAAGCGGCTCCTGATGCAGTCACTTTCATTCATTAG